The Curtobacterium poinsettiae DNA segment ACGCTGGACGACCAGGCTGAGACCGTGCTGCTCGGCCTGCTGCGCGGCAGCGGGCCGGACAGCCTGTCCGGCATGCAGCCGCTCGCCCGACGCGACGGCGGCCCGGCGTACGGCCGGCCGCTCCTGTCGGTCCGGCGCCACGCGACCCGGCAGGCGTGCGCCGCGGCGGGGCTCGCGCCGTGGCACGACCCGCAGAACGACGACCCCGCGTACGCACGGGTGCGGGTGCGGAACACCCTGCTCCCGGTGCTCGAGCGGGAGCTCGGCCCCGGGGTGCCCGAGGCCCTGGCCCGGACGGCCGACCAGCTGCGCGAGGACTCCGCGGCGCTCGACCACTTCGCCGAGGAGATCGCGGAGGACATCGCCGAGCACTCCGAAGCGGGCATCTCGCTGTCGGTCCGGGCGCTCGGGGCGAACCCGCCGGCGCTCCGGCAGCGACTCGTGCGCCTGGCGGTGGAGAGCGAGTTCGGGGTGACGCTGTCGCGCGTGCAGACGCTCGAGGTCTGCCGGCTGGTCACGGACTGGAGCGGACAGGGCCCGATCGACCTGCCGGGCGTCCGTGCCACGCGGACCGGCGACCGCATCGAGTTCAGCGCCGGTTAGGCTGGCGTGGTGGAACTCTCCGACGTCCAGGCAGACCTGTCCGAAGTGCTCTTCACCCCCGAGCAGATCGACGAGAAGCTCGCCGAGCTCGCGGCGGTCGTCGACGCCGACTACGCGGGCCGCGACCCGCTGCTCGTCGGGGTGCTCAAGGGTGCCGTCATGGTGATGGCGGACTTCTCGCGCCACCTGAAGATGCAGGCGCGGATGGACTGGATGGCGGTGTCGTCGTACGGCTCCGGCACGAAGTCGTCCGGCGTGGTGCGGATCCTGAAGGACCTCGACACCGACCTGCACGGCCGCGACGTCCTGATCGTCGAGGACATCATCGACTCCGGTCTCACCCTGTCGTGGCTCAAGCAGAACCTGCAGTCCCGTGGTGCCGCGAGCGTCGAGATCGTCGCCCTGCTGCGCAAGCCCGAGGCCGCCAAGGTCGAGGTCGACGTGAAGTACGTCGGCTTCGACATCCCCGACGCCTTCGTGGTCGGGTACGGCCTGGACTACGACGAGCGCTACCGCAACCTGCGCGGCGTCGGCGTCCTCGCTCCGCACGTCTACTCCTGACGCACGGACCGCTGCGCTCGGGTCGCACTCGGCCGACTCTGGCCCGGGGGTGAGTTCGCCCGCAGAGGACACCCATTCTCGCCACAGAATCGCGGCCGTATGCTGATCAGCACGCAACTTCGGCAGAGAAAGGTGTCGGGCACTCGCGCCCGGATCACATGAACTTGAAGCGCATCTTCCGCGGCCCGTACCTCTACGTGCTGATCGCGCTGGCGGGCATCTTCATCGGCTGGAGCGTCATCAGCCAGGGCAGCACGCAAGAGATCGACACCCAGAAGGGTCTCGAACAGCTGTCGGATGACAAGGTCTCGTCCGCGACCATCAACTCCACCGAGCAGCGGGTCGACCTCGTCCTGAAGGACGGCGACAAGCAGGAGCAGTTCTACTACTCCACGCCCCGTGGCGAAGAGGTCGTGCAGGCCGTCAACGACGCCAACCTGCCCGACGGCTACAACGACCGCGTCGCCCAGGGCAACTGGTTCCTGTCGCTGCTCGGCATCCTCCTGCCGTTCCTGATCATCGGTGCCCTCTTCTGGTTCTTGCTCTCGAGCGCCCAGGGCGGCGGCTCGAAGGTCATGCAGTTCGGCAAGTCGAAGGCCAAGATCAACAACAAGGAGAACCCGCAGGTGTCGTTCGCCGACGTCGCGGGTGCCGACGAGGCGATCGAGGAACTGCACGAGATCAAGGAGTTCCTCAAGGAGCCCGCGAAGTTCCAGGCCGTCGGGGCGAAGATCCCGAAGGGCGTGCTGCTCTACGGCCCTCCCGGAACCGGCAAGACCCTGCTCGCCCGCGCCGTCGCGGGTGAAGCCGGCGTGCCGTTCTACTCGATCTCCGGTTCGGACTTCGTCGAGATGTTCGTCGGTGTCGGTGCGAGCCGTGTCCGCGACCTCTTCGAGCAGGCCAAGGCGAACTCGCCGGCCATCGTCTTCATCGACGAGATCGACGCCGTCGGTCGGCACCGTGGTGCCGGCATCGGCGGTGGCAACGACGAGCGCGAGCAGACGCTGAACCAGCTCCTCGTCGAGATGGACGGCTTCGACGGCAAGACGAACGTCATCCTCATCGCCGCGACGAACCGTCCCGACGTGCTCGACCCCGCGCTCCTGCGTCCGGGCCGCTTCGACCGCCAGATCGGCGTCGACGCCCGGGGCTCGCCGGTCGCAAGCAGATCCTCGAGGTGCACGCGAAGGGCAAGCCGCTCGCCGCGAGCGTCGACCTCGAGCTGCTCGCCCGCAAGACGCCTGGCTTCACCGGCGCCGACCTGGCGAACGTCCTGAACGAGGCGGCCCTGCTGACCGCCCGCTCGAACGCGCAGCTCATCGACAACCGTGCCCTCGACGAGGCCGTCGACCGTGTGATGGCCGGCCCGCAGCGCCGGACCCGGATCATGTCCGACCAGGAACGCCTGATCACCGCGTACCACGAGGGCGGCCACGCCCTGGCGGCAGCGGCGATGCGGCACACCGACCCGGTCACCAAGATCACGATCCTGCCCCGCGGCCGTGCCCTCGGCTACACGATGGTGC contains these protein-coding regions:
- the tilS gene encoding tRNA lysidine(34) synthetase TilS; the protein is MNSPRPRLDPAVAETRLAVRDLLAAAVDDGVVAAGDLVLVALSGGPDSLALASATAFEAGKQGLRAGAVVVDHALQAGSEAVASRASRQASELGLEPVTVRRVTVGSDGGPEGAAREARHASIAEVAAATGSPLVLLGHTLDDQAETVLLGLLRGSGPDSLSGMQPLARRDGGPAYGRPLLSVRRHATRQACAAAGLAPWHDPQNDDPAYARVRVRNTLLPVLERELGPGVPEALARTADQLREDSAALDHFAEEIAEDIAEHSEAGISLSVRALGANPPALRQRLVRLAVESEFGVTLSRVQTLEVCRLVTDWSGQGPIDLPGVRATRTGDRIEFSAG
- the hpt gene encoding hypoxanthine phosphoribosyltransferase; the encoded protein is MELSDVQADLSEVLFTPEQIDEKLAELAAVVDADYAGRDPLLVGVLKGAVMVMADFSRHLKMQARMDWMAVSSYGSGTKSSGVVRILKDLDTDLHGRDVLIVEDIIDSGLTLSWLKQNLQSRGAASVEIVALLRKPEAAKVEVDVKYVGFDIPDAFVVGYGLDYDERYRNLRGVGVLAPHVYS